AATTTCCTCATCTGAAGGATCTTTTAATTCTTTTAACATAGCTATAACTGTTAAAGCAAAACCTGGAGCACAGAACCCACACTGTTCTGCTCCTTCTGCTGCAAGATGTTTTGCAAGCATTTCCGCTTCTTTTGGATAATTCTCTATTGTTTCTACTTTTTTATTCATAACCCTTGCTGAAAGAGTACTGCATGAAAGAACAGGTTTTCCTTCTACAAGTACAGTACAAAGTCCACATGCTCCTGTATCGCATCCTCTTTTTACACTTAAATATCCTGCTTTTCTTAAAGTATCCACAAGATATTCATCTGCATCTATTAAAAGTTCTTTTTTTCTATTATTTATAACTGTATTTAAAATCATTATTCTACCTCCTTTAAAGCCTTTTCAAGAAGAGCAGCACTTAAAAGTCTTCTGTATTCTTCAGTTCCTCTCATATTGCTTCTAAACTTTATTTCTCTTCTCATTATTTCAGAGGCTGACTTTACATCAGAATTTTCAGAAAGATATTTCATTGTTTCATGAGCAAGAACAGCTTTTCCAGGTCTTGCTCCAACAGATATTCTAATATTGCCATTTTCATTTTTTGAAACTGCCATATTAAGAACTGAATAATCTGCCTTGCTTTTTCTGACACACTTAAAAGAAGATACTAATTTTTCTTTTTTTATAGTAATTTTTACAAGAATATCTTTTCTTATTTCTTTTTCATTTAAAAAATCTTCCAGTCTTAAAACTCCACCTTTATAAAGAACAACATAAGTATCAAGACATAAAAGAGCTGTTATTAAATCTGAAAAACCATGTTTTGTAAAAACTGTAGCTCCAATTCTTACATTATTTCTTAGTTGAACTCCAACTATATCTTCAACTGCATGAGATATTACAGGAAACCATTCATATAAATCCTTATCTGTTTCAAGCTGTCTAAAACTTGCCATAGCACCTATTTCAAAATTTTCTTCTGTTTCAATTATTTTATCTATATCAGTTACATTTGAAATATCTATCGCTGTATTATAATTTGTATTTCCCATTCTCAAATAGGAAGTTCCCCCTAGTATCACATTTCTTCTGTTTTTTATTAATTCGTTATATGCTTCTTCTATTGTTGAAGCTGCGAAAAAATTTGTAAAAGTAAACAATGACACCCCTCCTCTATTTTTTATCATTAGGCAGTAAGATATTAAGAATTACTGCTATTGATGCTGATACAACTATTCCTGATCCACCAAAAATAAGTCTTATGCTTTCAGGAAAATTAACAAGAGCACTTGGAACTGCTCCAAGACCATATCCAACTCCAAGAGATACAGAAAGAATAACTGCATTTTTTCCTCTTAAAGGCTCTTTTGTAATAAGATTTACTCCGCTTATAAATATCATTGCAAATATCATAACCAAGCTTCCTCCTATTACACACGAAGGAACTACTGTTAAAAGTGCCCCTAGTTTTGGGAAAAAAGCTCCAGCTATCAGGAACATAGCTCCTACACCTACAACAAATCTGCTCATTACTCCTGTCATTGTAACTATTCCTGTATTTTGGCTGAAAGATGTAGTAGGAAGTATTGAGAATATTGATGCAAGAACACATCCTAGACCATCTGCCATAATTCCCCCAGAAAGTTCTCTATCTGTAACTTCTCTTCCTGCTCCTCCCATCGTAACTCCTGACATATCTCCTACAGTCTCAACTGCTGACACTATAAACATCATCATCATTGCAAATATTGCATCTGCATGAAAGGCAAAACCATAAGAAAGAGGTTTTGGGATAGCAACAAAAGGCATTTCTTTTATAGGAGAAAGATCTGTTATTCCTAAAATAAGAGCCACTATAAATCCAAAAACTGTTCCTATAAAAACTGAACCTGTACTTGTTATTCCTTTTGTAAATTGTTTTAAAATTATTACTACTGTAAGAACTGCCGCTCCTAAACCAAGATTCATAAGAGAACCAAAATCAGAAGATCCTACTCCTCCTGCAAAACTATTTATTCCTACTGGAATAAGAGAAAGACCTATTGAAAGAACAACTACTCCTGTTACAACCGGTGGGAAAAAGCGTCTTATTTTTTTCATACACATTCCAATACACGCTTCAAAAAGTCCTCCAATTAAAACTGAACCTAAAATTCCTTCCATTCCATACTTTGTTCCTATTGAAATTGCAACTGGCACAAAAGTAAAACTTATTCCTACAACTATTGGAAGTCTTGCCCCTACAGGTCCTATTGTATATGCCTGTACAAGTGTATTGATTCCTGCTATAAGCATACATGCCTGAATCATATTTGTTTTAATATCCAAAGGAATATTTAATACTCCTGCAACAATAATAACTGGTGTCAGATTACTGACAAACATAGCAAGCACATGTTGTAAACCTAAAGGTATTGCTTCTGATAACTTTGGTATACCATCAATATGGTACGGTGAATAATTTCTCATTTCTTTTTTAGAAACCTCCTAATTGTTTTTAACCCAAAAACATTAGTGATGAGGAAGAGCAAAACTCATAGCGGTTAATTACGGTTAACCGTAGAAACTCTTGTCCAATCACAAGTATATATGAGCATACTTTAAAATTTTACTATAGTATAAAATATTTTGTCAACTTTTATATTCTAAAATTGCACGGTCAAAATCAGAAAGTGTAGCCAAAAAATATACTGAAAAGAATTTCATCATTCTCTATATTATTTGTGAACACTGCTTCAACTGGACCAAGGAATGTATCCCAACCAATTCCTGCTCCATACCCGTTATAATAATCTTCTCCAAAACGACTTCTTTCTTGATAAAAAAATTCATCAGAATTATAAGTAAGAAAATTATATTTTCCAAGAAGATATAAATTTCTTGCAATTTCATATTGTAAAGAAAGTCCTCCTGAGAAAAACTCATCTGTTATTATTCCTGTATAAGGAAGACCATAAAATCCCATTGTTCTGAAACCTGTATTTGTATCTCTTACTCCTCCAAGTTTAAACATTTCTTCATAGGATTTACCTATATCTGCTATATCAATTTTTCCACCTTTAACAAATAATCCAGTGCTTATTTTTTTTGTAACAGGAAAAACTGCTTCAAATTTATAATTATATCCTGCAAATTCTTTATGATTATCTATATCTATACCTGAAAATCCAGTTATATTACTGAAATTTCCCCTTGAAGGGAAAAAAGCATTATTCATACTATCATGAAGAATATACCAGCTACTCCATGTGTAATTTCTGACACTTTCTTCTGTGAAGTCTGTTCTTTCTCCACTGTCATAACTGCTATAAAGATTTTTATAGCCTGTAGATATTCCAAAAAGATAATCTCTGAATATACTTGTTCCTATATCTATCTGAGCATTAAAAATATTTGATGTATATGATGAGACCTTATCACCTTCTTTATAGAAAAAGACCGGCGACATTCCATAAGACATTCCATATCCTCCTACAAACTGAATATCTCCTACACCAAATTTCATTTTATTTCTGACACTTACCTTAGGATATTTTGAAAGTTCAAAATTTAATATATAATTCTGATTGTATCTGTTAAGACGAGGAATATCAAGATCCACACTTAAAATTGATCCATAATCTGAAACATATCCAAGCCCTCCCATAAGTTTATATCCATTATCTTCTTTTACAGAAAATGTTATTGTATCTTTTTCTACAGTATAAAAAACTCTATTTATATAAGAAAGATTATATATTTCCTGAGCCCATAAATTTATATCATCAACTGTCAGATACTCTTTTTTAGGCATAAAGCTTTTTACAGCTGCTGTATTTAATGTTTCTGCTCCTTCAAGTTTTATATTATTTATTCTGACTTTTGAATTTTTTAGTTCTCCTGCTTTTTCTTTATATTCTTCAAATCTTTTTTCATCACTTATATTTTTAAATATATGAGCAAAATGTTCTCCTGCTTTTTCTCCTTCCTCTATTAAAGCTGGAAGAGTTCCAAAATCAAGTGTATCGTGATTTTTTACTTTTGGCACAACCAAAATATCAGCATAATTCTTCTGTTCTTTTGTTCTTTCATCTCCCTGATAAGTAGCAACTTTATTAATTACACTTATTACATTTGATTTATCAGTTATTATTTCCGAATCTGCTGTAATATCAACTGCTATTATAATATCAGCTTTCTCTTTTAATGCTTCTGTTATAGGAAAGTTATCAATTACTCCTCCATCTACATAATAATTGTTTTTATTCTCCACAGGAACTATTACTGAAGGAATAGCCATACTCATAAGAGTTGCTTTGGCTAGATCTCCATTTCCTATAACAACTTCCTTTCCTGTATTAAGGTCTGTTGTAACTGCTCTATAAGGGATAGGAAGCTTATCAAAATCTTTTATTTCCACTGCTCTGTCAAAAATTTTTTTAAATTCAAGATATAAATATTCTCCATCAACAAATCCTTTTGGAAAATGAATCTCATTATTTTTATCTATACTTATTTTTATTGGTCTCTCTGCATAAGAAATTTTATCTGAAATATTTTTTAAAGTCCTGTCTTCTGTATTTGAAAATAAATCCATAAAATCAAGATTTAGAACTATATCTTCTATTTCTTCAGGAGTATATCCTGATGAATACATAGCACCTACTATACTTCCAACACTTGTGCCTACAATATAATCAACAGGAACTTTATATTTTTCTAAAGCTTTAAGAACTCCTATATGAGCAGCTCCTTTAGCTCCTCCTCCACTTAAAACAAGAGCTATTTTAGGTCTATAATTCTGAGGAACAGGTTTATTTAAATCTAAGGTACTTTCTGCTACCCTTTTTTTCATAAGTTCAAGGTCAGCTTTTTTTCTCATCAGCTCTTCTATTTGTCTGTCTATTGCCTGAATTTTTTCCTCTTTCGTATAAACTTTACCATATTCATCTCCTAAAACAGATAAAAAAATACAGGTAAACATCATTACAAAAGAAATAAACCGTTTTTTCAGAATCATTTTTTCCTCCGGATATTTTTATTTTTTCTCCAATTATTTCTTTCTATTATATCATATTTATTCCAAACTGTTTTTATCTTTTTTATAAGTTTATACTCTTTTTTAAAAAACATCACAAATTATTTTAAGGAAAATTTTTCATATATAAAAATAAAATATTATAGTATAATATTAAAGAAAGAAAAATATACATTAATGTATGGAGGTACTATTTTGAAAAAAACAATCAGACTGCTTGTTTCAGCAGTTTTTACTTTATCTT
The DNA window shown above is from Fusobacterium perfoetens and carries:
- a CDS encoding (2Fe-2S)-binding protein encodes the protein MILNTVINNRKKELLIDADEYLVDTLRKAGYLSVKRGCDTGACGLCTVLVEGKPVLSCSTLSARVMNKKVETIENYPKEAEMLAKHLAAEGAEQCGFCAPGFALTVIAMLKELKDPSDEEILHYLNGNLCRCSGYASQLRGIRAYMKEVMESENSK
- a CDS encoding FAD binding domain-containing protein, which codes for MFTFTNFFAASTIEEAYNELIKNRRNVILGGTSYLRMGNTNYNTAIDISNVTDIDKIIETEENFEIGAMASFRQLETDKDLYEWFPVISHAVEDIVGVQLRNNVRIGATVFTKHGFSDLITALLCLDTYVVLYKGGVLRLEDFLNEKEIRKDILVKITIKKEKLVSSFKCVRKSKADYSVLNMAVSKNENGNIRISVGARPGKAVLAHETMKYLSENSDVKSASEIMRREIKFRSNMRGTEEYRRLLSAALLEKALKEVE
- a CDS encoding uracil-xanthine permease family protein; its protein translation is MRNYSPYHIDGIPKLSEAIPLGLQHVLAMFVSNLTPVIIVAGVLNIPLDIKTNMIQACMLIAGINTLVQAYTIGPVGARLPIVVGISFTFVPVAISIGTKYGMEGILGSVLIGGLFEACIGMCMKKIRRFFPPVVTGVVVLSIGLSLIPVGINSFAGGVGSSDFGSLMNLGLGAAVLTVVIILKQFTKGITSTGSVFIGTVFGFIVALILGITDLSPIKEMPFVAIPKPLSYGFAFHADAIFAMMMMFIVSAVETVGDMSGVTMGGAGREVTDRELSGGIMADGLGCVLASIFSILPTTSFSQNTGIVTMTGVMSRFVVGVGAMFLIAGAFFPKLGALLTVVPSCVIGGSLVMIFAMIFISGVNLITKEPLRGKNAVILSVSLGVGYGLGAVPSALVNFPESIRLIFGGSGIVVSASIAVILNILLPNDKK
- a CDS encoding patatin-like phospholipase family protein encodes the protein MILKKRFISFVMMFTCIFLSVLGDEYGKVYTKEEKIQAIDRQIEELMRKKADLELMKKRVAESTLDLNKPVPQNYRPKIALVLSGGGAKGAAHIGVLKALEKYKVPVDYIVGTSVGSIVGAMYSSGYTPEEIEDIVLNLDFMDLFSNTEDRTLKNISDKISYAERPIKISIDKNNEIHFPKGFVDGEYLYLEFKKIFDRAVEIKDFDKLPIPYRAVTTDLNTGKEVVIGNGDLAKATLMSMAIPSVIVPVENKNNYYVDGGVIDNFPITEALKEKADIIIAVDITADSEIITDKSNVISVINKVATYQGDERTKEQKNYADILVVPKVKNHDTLDFGTLPALIEEGEKAGEHFAHIFKNISDEKRFEEYKEKAGELKNSKVRINNIKLEGAETLNTAAVKSFMPKKEYLTVDDINLWAQEIYNLSYINRVFYTVEKDTITFSVKEDNGYKLMGGLGYVSDYGSILSVDLDIPRLNRYNQNYILNFELSKYPKVSVRNKMKFGVGDIQFVGGYGMSYGMSPVFFYKEGDKVSSYTSNIFNAQIDIGTSIFRDYLFGISTGYKNLYSSYDSGERTDFTEESVRNYTWSSWYILHDSMNNAFFPSRGNFSNITGFSGIDIDNHKEFAGYNYKFEAVFPVTKKISTGLFVKGGKIDIADIGKSYEEMFKLGGVRDTNTGFRTMGFYGLPYTGIITDEFFSGGLSLQYEIARNLYLLGKYNFLTYNSDEFFYQERSRFGEDYYNGYGAGIGWDTFLGPVEAVFTNNIENDEILFSIFFGYTF